The proteins below come from a single Rosa rugosa chromosome 2, drRosRugo1.1, whole genome shotgun sequence genomic window:
- the LOC133733172 gene encoding abscisic acid receptor PYL12-like translates to MDSYHIHALLPNQCGSSLVQIIDAPLPLVWSILRQFDNPKAYKCFVKSCIMRTGDGGIGSIREVILRSGLPGKTSMERLDKLDEEKHIINISIVGGEHKLVNYSSTTTVHVEEEEKGMKTVVIESYVVDIPAGNSKEDACLFANTIIGCNLRSLAKLAERMAGN, encoded by the coding sequence ATGGACAGTTACCATATCCATGCCCTCTTGCCAAATCAGTGTGGCTCAAGCCTGGTCCAGATCATAGATGCACCACTTCCTCTGGTTTGGTCAATCCTTCGCCAATTTGATAACCCTAAGGCCTACAAGTGCTTCGTAAAGAGCTGCATAATGCGCACTGGGGACGGAGGCATAGGAAGCATTCGTGAAGTGATACTTCGCTCTGGTTTACCTGGTAAAACCAGCATGGAGAGGCTTGACAAGCTTGATGAGGAGAAGCATATCATAAATATTAGCATTGTTGGTGGCGAACACAAGCTTGTCAACTACAGTTCTACTACGACGGTGCAtgtagaggaagaagagaaaggtATGAAGACTGTTGTGATTGAATCTTACGTGGTGGATATTCCTGCTGGGAATAGTAAAGAGGATGCTTGCTTGTTTGCTAATACTATCATAGGCTGCAACCTTAGGTCACTGGCTAAACTTGCAGAAAGGATGGCTGGTAATTGA
- the LOC133733171 gene encoding abscisic acid receptor PYL12-like, whose protein sequence is MDKQDSHHNQALLPNQCGSSHSQTIDAPLPLVWSIIRQFDNPQAHKQFIKSCTMRAGDGGTAGSIREVIVSSGLPGSSSMERLDKLDDDKHVMNFSIVGGDHKLANYSSITTLHKEDEEEEKGGSEKTVVTQSYVVDVPAGSSKEDTCLFADTIVGCNLRSLAKVTEKMAGN, encoded by the coding sequence ATGGATAAGCAAGATAGTCACCATAACCAAGCCCTCTTGCCAAACCAGTGTGGCTCAAGCCATAGCCAAACCATAGACGCACCACTCCCCTTAGTTTGGTCCATAATCCGCCAATTCGACAACCCTCAAGCCCACAAGCAGTTCATCAAGAGCTGCACCATGCGCGCCGGCGACGGCGGCACCGCCGGGAGCATACGTGAGGTTATAGTCAGCTCCGGCTTGCCGGGGAGTAGCAGCATGGAGAGGCTTGACAAGCTCGACGACGACAAGCATGTCATGAATTTCAGCATTGTTGGTGGTGACCACAAGCTTGCAAACTATAGTTCCATCACCACACTGCATAAAGAGgacgaggaagaagaaaagggtgGATCGGAAAAGACGGTGGTGACTCAGTCGTATGTGGTGGATGTTCCGGCCGGAAGTAGCAAGGAGGATACTTGTTTGTTTGCTGATACTATTGTTGGATGTAACCTGAGATCATTGGCTAAAGTCACAGAAAAGATGGCTGGTAACTAA
- the LOC133729458 gene encoding low-temperature-induced cysteine proteinase-like → MGCHKIELALAFLICASLACFSYGLPSEYSIVGGETVNFPAEERVVELFRLWREKHRKVYNHVEEHERRFENFKRNLRFVLEKHAQKKAAANKHDTQRVGLNKFADLSNEEFRAIYMPKKVRMPISKRDRLVRKMQQQKKAELPRDAPASLDWRKAGIVTPVKDQGSCGSCWAFSSTGAIEGINALDTGDLISLSEQELVDCDTTDEGCSGGYMDYAFEWVISNGGIDTESDYPYTGVDGTCNVTKEETKVVTIDGYTDVEETETGVFNAVLQQPISVGMDGSSWDFQLYSGGIFDGECSDDPNDIDHAVLIVGYGSENGEDYWIVKNSWGTSWGIEGYFYLRRNTDLPYGVCAVNAMASYPTKESVAPSPYPSPTPPPPPPTPVSPPPPPVTPPPPPSPSPSQCGDFSYCPADETCCCLYEFFDYCLIYGCCAYENAVCCTGTEYCCPSDYPICDVEEGLCLKNGRDYLGVAAKKRKIAKHKFPWTKVEQTEKTYHPLQWKMNRFAAMR, encoded by the exons ATGGGTTGCCACAAAATTGAACTGGCTCTTGCTTTTCTCATCTGTGCTTCACTAGCTTGCTTCTCTTATGGTCTCCCTAGTGAGTACTCCATAGTGGGAGGTGAAACAGTGAACTTCCCAGCTGAGGAGAGAGTGGTGGAGCTCTTCCGGCTGTGGAGGGAGAAGCACAGAAAGGTGTATAACCATGTTGAGGAGCATGAGAGGAGGTTTGAGAATTTCAAGAGGAATCTCAGGTTTGTGTTGGAGAAACATGCACAGAAAAAGGCTGCAGCTAATAAGCATGATACTCAGAGAGTTGGGTTGAACAAGTTTGCTGATTTGAGCAATGAGGAGTTCAGGGCGATTTATATGCCGAAAAAGGTCCGAATGCCGATCAGCAAAAGGGACAGACTGGTGAGGAAAATGCAGCAGCAAAAGAAAGCAGAGCTGCCTAGGGATGCTCCTGCAAGTTTGGATTGGAGGAAGGCGGGAATTGTCACTCCTGTTAAGGACCAAGGCAGTTGTG GAAGTTGTTGGGCATTTTCTTCCACTGGAGCCATCGAAGGAATAAATGCACTGGACACCGGAGACCTCATTAGTCTTTCGGAGCAAGAACTTGTGGATTGTGACACTACCGACGAAGGCTGCAGTGGAGGCTACATGGACTACGCTTTCGAATGGGTTATTAGCAATGGTGGCATTGACACAGAATCTGATTATCCTTACACAGGTGTTGATGGTACCTGCAATGTCACCAAG GAGGAAACCAAAGTTGTCACCATCGATGGCTATACAGAtgtggaagagacagagaccgGTGTTTTCAATGCTGTGCTTCAGCAACCCATTAGCGTTGGTATGGATGGCTCTTCTTGGGATTTTCAATTATACTCAGGA GGAATTTTTGACGGTGAGTGCTCCGACGATCCAAATGACATTGATCATGCCGTTCTAATAGTAGGATATGGTTCTGAAAACGGTGAAGATTACTGGATTGTAAAGAATTCATGGGGAACTAGTTGGGGGATAGAAGGATACTTTTACCTCAGAAGGAACACCGATTTGCCATATGGGGTTTGTGCAGTCAATGCCATGGCTTCATATCCTACCAAAGAGTCAGTTGCACCCTCTCCTTATCCATCCCCaactcctccaccaccacctcctaCACCTGTCTCTCCACCACCGCCACCAGTgacaccgccaccaccaccctCTCCTTCACCAAGCCAATGCGGAGACTTCTCCTATTGTCCAGCTGATGAGACATGTTGTTGCCTCTATGAATTCTTTGACTACTGCTTGATTTATGGTTGCTGTGCTTATGAGAATGCGGTTTGCTGCACTGGAACTGAATACTGCTGTCCAAGTGACTATCCCATTTGTGATGTCGAGGAAGGCCTGTGTCTTAAG AATGGCAGAGACTACTTGGGAGTAGCTGCAAAGAAGAGAAAGATTGCCAAGCACAAGTTCCCATGGACTAAAGTAGAGCAAACCGAGAAGACATACCACCCTCTACAGTGGAAGATGAACCGGTTTGCTGCAATGCGCTGA
- the LOC133729460 gene encoding abscisic acid receptor PYL12-like, which produces MESYHSNALSPNQCGSSVVQTIDAPLPLVWSILRQFDKPQAYKQFIRSCKMRAGDGGVGSIREVMVSTGLPAKTSMERLDKLDDDKHVLDFSIVGGEHKLVNYSSTTTVQEKGRKTVVTQSYVVDVPAGSSKEDTCLFANTIIECNLRSLAKVTERMAAN; this is translated from the coding sequence ATGGAGAGCTATCATAGCAATGCCCTCTCACCAAACCAGTGTGGCTCAAGCGTGGTCCAGACCATAGATGCACCACTTCCTCTCGTTTGGTCAATCCTTCGCCAGTTCGATAAGCCTCAAGCCTACAAGCAGTTCATAAGGAGCTGCAAAATGCGCGCTGGGGATGGAGGCGTAGGAAGCATACGTGAAGTGATGGTCAGCACTGGCTTACCTGCCAAAACCAGCATGGAGAGGCTCGACAAGCTTGACGATGACAAGCATGTCCTTGATTTCAGCATTGTTGGCGGAGAACACAAGCTGGTGAATTACAGTTCTACTACGACGGTGCAAGAGAAAGGTAGAAAGACTGTTGTGACTCAGTCTTATGTGGTGGATGTCCCTGCTGGGAGTAGTAAAGAGGATACTTGCTTGTTTGCTAATACTATCATAGAGTGCAACCTCAGGTCACTGGCTAAAGTTACAGAAAGGATGGCTGCTAATTGA